A single window of Culicoides brevitarsis isolate CSIRO-B50_1 chromosome 3, AGI_CSIRO_Cbre_v1, whole genome shotgun sequence DNA harbors:
- the LOC134833782 gene encoding cysteine-rich DPF motif domain-containing protein 1 — MSMPNEVPKEEKSEPEVINFNCDNCGMSEICHYKGKNPYFVKNINFTEDCYVMKDPFSPPPGADTKKSFTEYYLVLGAHCKSCDKCVCRGNECSFYYGATFCLDCAMRRIKEFPLEIQSKIRKQIASVVK; from the coding sequence ATGAGCATGCCAAACGAAGTCCCGAAGGAGGAAAAATCCGAACCTgaagtcataaatttcaacTGCGACAATTGCGGGATGAGCGAAATTTGTCattacaaaggaaaaaatccgtattttgtgaaaaatattaattttacggAAGATTGCTATGTCATGAAAGATCCTTTTAGTCCGCCGCCGGGAGCTGATACGAAGAAATCCTTCACGGAATATTATTTGGTGCTCGGAGCGCATTGTAAGAGCTGTGATAAATGTGTTTGCAGGGGAAATGAATGCAGTTTTTATTATGGGGCGACATTTTGTTTGGATTGTGCCATGCGACGAATAAAGGAATTTCCGTTAGAGATTCAAAGCAAAATTAGAAAACAAATTGCGAGTGTTGTAAAGTAg
- the LOC134833931 gene encoding putative transferase CAF17 homolog, mitochondrial — MNRLLRSLVRRHSSTFHRNFSSSTSPACPVLKIEHLQQRQMIFLAGDETSQFLQGLVTNDMSHLERGNTAMYALFLNKGGRVMYDTIIYKEKNAKEGSFYVEVDAEVADQVVKHLKLYRVRRKIEIEKTENKKVWVVFDDDTEKKSKSIVLPKKNVETGICCTDPRLKNLGTRLILDSNVGIDDIKSLFDVPEMVESNENDYRKHRYRLGIGEGVQDLPQGKAFPLEANVDYLNGVSFHKGCYVGQELTARTHHTGVVRKRLMPLTFKTTLPNLLEPQTIDILNESEQNVGKLRGYCNGNGLALLRIEPALAAKKLFANGIEVETRKPAWWPQNDDSSKHIR, encoded by the coding sequence ATGAATCGTCTTCTGAGGTCCCTCGTGAGGCGCCATTCTTCCACATTTCATCGCAATTTCTCATCAAGTACATCTCCTGCATGTCCCGTTCTCAAAATCGAGCATTTGCAACAACGacaaatgatatttttggctGGCGACGAGACAAGTCAGTTCCTTCAGGGGCTCGTAACGAACGACATGAGCCATTTGGAGCGCGGAAATACCGCCATGTACGCCTTATTTCTGAACAAAGGAGGTCGCGTGATGTACGACACGATAATTTACAAAGAGAAAAATGCCAAAGAAGGAAGTTTCTATGTCGAAGTTGATGCCGAGGTAGCAGATCAGGTCGTCAAACACTTGAAACTTTATCGAGTACGGCGGAAAATTGAAATCGAAAAGACTGAAAACAAGAAAGTTTGGGTTGTTTTCGATGATGACactgaaaaaaagtcaaaatcgaTCGTTTTGCCGAAGAAAAATGTGGAAACGGGGATTTGTTGTACAGATCCAAGACTGAAAAACCTCGGAACGAGACTGATTTTAGACTCTAACGTCGGAATTGACGACATAAAATCCCTTTTTGACGTTCCCGAGATGGTCGAAAGCAACGAAAATGACTACAGGAAGCATCGTTACCGCTTGGGGATCGGCGAAGGTGTTCAAGATCTCCCGCAAGGCAAAGCATTTCCGCTGGAAGCGAACGTAGACTATCTCAATGGGGTCAGTTTTCACAAAGGTTGCTACGTTGGACAAGAATTAACCGCCCGAACGCATCACACAGGCGTCGTTCGCAAGCGTTTGATGCCTTTGACCTTCAAAACGACTCTCCCAAACCTTCTCGAGCCCCAAACGATCGACATTTTAAACGAATCCGAACAAAATGTTGGTAAATTACGCGGATATTGTAACGGAAATGGCCTCGCCCTGCTGCGAATCGAACCCGCTTTAGCTGCGAAGAAGCTTTTTGCGAACGGAATCGAAGTTGAAACCCGAAAACCCGCTTGGTGGCCCCAGAATGACGACTCATCGAAGCACATTAGatga
- the LOC134834351 gene encoding transmembrane emp24 domain-containing protein 5, whose amino-acid sequence MKMYKNFVICVLLTGLTLSIVDSAGIDKEMTIIVEAGQTSCFFEAGKAGQTIDLDYSVIDGGHGDLDISFTIAEGNGKILFTDYKRSENIHRVDVKQDQLYRFCFDNTFSTFNRKTVFFELIIETEGDNSRENFDYEGLNPEDVYEIKVQDIYDSVIKVKGYLTRAKQAQDMLSTYEARDRNIAEQNFHRVNIWSFVQILLMLAVGTLQVFMVRSLFDTDSKANKIWAKFKHFSS is encoded by the exons ATG aaaatgtacaaaaacttCGTGATATGTGTCTTACTCACCGGATTAACGTTGTCAATTGTTGACTCAGCTGGCATCGACAAAGAAATGACGATCATTGTCGAAGCCGGGCAAACCTCATGTTTCTTCGAAGCCGGCAAAGCGGGTCAAACCATCGATCTCGACTACTCCGTCATCGATGGCGGGCACGGAGACCTCGATATTTCCTTTACAATTGCCGAGGGCAACGGAAAAATCCTCTTCACGGACTACAAACGCAGCGAAAACATTCATCGGGTCGACGTGAAGCAGGATCAACTTTATCGCTTTTGTTTCGACAACACTTTCAGCACTTTTAACCGAAAAACGGTCTTTTTCGAGCTCATTATCGAGACGGAAGGCGACAATAGCAGAGAAAATTTCGACTATGAAGGCTTGAATCCCGAAGATGTTTACGAGATAAAAGTTCAGGATATTTACGATTCCGTGATAAAAGTCAAGGGATATCTGACGCGAGCCAAACAGGCGCAAGACATGCTCAGCACGTACGAAGCACGCGACAGAAACATCGCCGAACAGAATTTTCATCGTGTCAATATTTGGTCTTTTGTGCAAATTCTTCTCATGTTGGCAGTTGGCACGCTGCAAGTTTTCATGGTGCGAAGTTTGTTCGACACGGACTCGAAAGCGAACAAAATTTGGGcgaaattcaaacatttttcgtcgtaa
- the LOC134835055 gene encoding coiled-coil domain-containing protein 86, producing MVEDTEVHPTSIRGRPKSGRHWKDPKERFTKVKKSIKTNTNTLKKAMALKNELKRIKELSNQIKLERAQENEMKRQRREENAKRRLENERKSEVVQIIKNPAKIKKMRKKQLRQIEKRDTSQM from the exons ATGGTTGAAGACACAGAAGTTCATCCCACGAGCATTCGAGGCAGACCAAAGTCAGGAAGACATTGGAAAGACCCTAAAGAAAG GTTCACAAAAGTGAAGAAATCAATCAAGACAAACACAAATACGTTGAAGAAGGCGATGGCTTTGAAGAATGAGCTCAAACGAATCAAGGAGTTGTCGAATCAGATAAAATTGGAAAGAGCACAGGAGAATGAAATGAAGAGACAAAGGAG agaGGAGAATGCGAAACGCCGCTTAGAGAACGAACGCAAATCTGAAGTTGTCCAAATCATCAAAAACCcagcaaaaattaagaagatgCGGAAGAAACAATTACGACAAATTGAGAAACGGGATACGAGCCAAATGtga
- the LOC134833503 gene encoding GPI inositol-deacylase, whose translation MINKIFLAISLVSLLLYLYGILTSVINVEENSCKMTYMFEYPQFVKINFRENDDFPKYNLYAYSEGHLTENARNMYFNGAPVLFIPGNGGSYKQARSLASVALRKGVDNDWIQHLDYFTVDLNSEYSGLFGGVLEEQTQFIVHCIRKILDLYKKLPNPPKSLVIVGHSMGGKIAQSLVTRPEITDSINTIITLAAPMDKPVVAFDYYTEKFYKNTEKYWLQHRSNVKTVTNTTNNCKPYKMKVGATNETEMRRLDEKLLVTIGGGSRDLLVHPGLTSSKFSDIHVMTTKIPNVWLTTDHKSSVWCLQLVMNINRFLYSIIVPFTSKKQHYKGQGFVEDKNFRLNKAKWFFDPQKEITTPKEVQLVTDKSNIGDWVEDSRRVFSEYFAKGIEQNRFQMIRLIDNPLHKFVRIETINLETSDWIFGCAANEIDGMKRYCSKGVSLTQYVTTFPSVKNRRMIFMMDLHKLKMKNHLWTHLVIRMTKTNEPFKVIVDVHDPADRTLTISMPKWYSFGMEKLLDDTLMGSSIYYLKIKGMDETHETIELNVKPKSCSKENHQAVAKICVPWTEGFERFTYFTDSKTSPMYLYVPTSKPMGYNTSKIPVNVDLHLDPACRYKISYRNSFSQTLGRIVQQFSQWIPAHLAAILFLVLKHQITVTPKDANFKCGNFYAAIIKCSPFFIITASRVFVKLVLFFKFLPPPDAYEYSLFVSILIHGTAMAVLCVATGIAWAGICFFGNTAHKILFKLIHLPIPTLSSTVTNIIEKFPMSVAIFLISLSMASCGAVGLLLATLVYFVIITKMYEDYLEEFVFKTAKLIAEKLFGKRRRPAPENSEENSAAPQAQEGSDEPNIETPLDAQVVARRPNGEVENEENDDEEGETESDNDEALNRMLRESLDRYKEQEEKSRAEKLAERKEYDSILDGLSEINFHLSLCFLLLITTLLNLPTVITWARNYSFSPLLHPDPSIYPACVTLASLAVIWQMPTPRDLRWYNYVANIFYVLAVVSVIYCQESAWRLNYLIAFAFAVIAFHQVFAPKFKPSTKIDFFKDPRFQIQEIEKLLDQPEKKKRKKKKPKTDEEPQASTSKTNDTEILEKNNENPEEQNS comes from the exons ATgatcaacaaaatatttttagccatATCATTAGTTAGTCTACTGCTGTACCTTTACGGAATTCTCACCTCCGTGATAAATGTCGAAGAGAATTCCTGCAAAATGACTTACATGTTCGAGTATCCCCAATTTGTC aaaataaatttccgcGAGAACGATGATTTTCCGAAATACAACTTGTACGCGTATTCCGAAGGTCATTTGACGGAAAATGCTCGAAATATGTACTTCAATGGGGCTCCCGTGCTATTCATTCCGGGCAACGGAGGTTCTTACAAACAAGCTCGTTCCTTGGCTTCTGTTGCTTTGCGAAAAGGTGTCGACAACGATTGGATTCAACATTTGGATTATTTCACCGTCGACCTCAACAGCGAGTATTCGGGCCTTTTTGGGGGCGTTTTGGAAGAACAAACGCAATTTATCGTGCATTGCATCCGAAAAATCCtcgatttgtacaaaaaattgccaaatccGCCAAAAAGTTTGGTCATCGTTGGACATTCGATGGGCGGAAAAATTGCCCAATCGCTCGTTACGAGACCCGAAATTACGGATAGCATCAATACGATTATCACACTTGCGGCGCCGATGGACAAACCTGTTGTTGCTTTCGATTATTACacggaaaaattttacaaaaataccgaaaaataTTGGTTGCAACATCGGAGTAACGTGAAAACGGTGACAAATACGACAAATAATTGCAAACCGTACAAAATGAAGGTTGGAGCGACGAATGAGACGGAAATGAGACGATTGGATGAAAAGCTGCTCGTTACAATTGGCGGAGGAAGTCGCGATTTGTTGGTGCATCCGGGATTGACGAGTTCGAAGTTTAGCGATATTCACGTGATGACGACAAAAATCCCGAATGTGTGGCTAACGACAGATCACAAGAGCTCGGTTTGGTGTTTGCAACTCGTGATGAACATAAATCGCTTTTTATATAGTATAATTGTGCCATTTACGTCGAAAAAGCAACATTATAAGGGGCAAGGATTTGTGGAAGATAAGAATTTTAGACTCAATAAGGCGAAATGGTTCTTTGAT ccTCAAAAAGAAATCACAACCCCAAAAGAAGTTCAACTCGTAACCGACAAAAGCAACATTGGCGATTGGGTCGAAGATTCTCGTCGCGTCTTTTCCGAATATTTTGCCAAGGGCATCGAGCAAAATCGTTTTCAGATGATTCGTCTCATCGACAACCCTTTGCATAAATTTGTCCGTATCGAAACGATAAATCTCGAGACAAGTGACTGGATTTTCGGTTGTGCAGCGAACGAAATTGACGGAATGAAGCGCTATTGCTCGAAGGGAGTCTCTTTAACGCAATATGTGACAACTTTTCCCTCCGTGAAGAACCGAAGGATGATTTTTATGATGGATTTGCACAaattaaagatgaaaaatcatCTGTGGACCCATTTGGTGATCCGAATGACGAAGACAAATGAACCGTTTAAGGTTATAGTTGATGTTCATGACCCCGCAGATCGAACGTTGACGATCTCGATGCCTAAATGGTACAGCTTTGGCATGGAAAAGTTGCTGGATGACACTTTGATGGGCAGTTCGATCTATTATTTGAAGATAAaag gcaTGGATGAAACTCACGAGACGATAGAGTTGAATGTCAAGCcaaaatcttgctccaaagaAAATCATCAAGCTGTCGCAAAGATTTGCGTTCCTTGGACCGAAGGTTTCGAGCGATTTACGTACTTCAC tgATTCAAAGACATCCCCGATGTACCTGTATGTGCCTACATCCAAACCAATGGGTTACAATACCTCAAAAATTCCCGTAAACGTCGATTTGCATCTCGATCCTGCTTGTCGGTACAAAATTTCCTACCGCAACTCCTTTTCTCAAACCCTCGGAAGGATCGTTCAGCAATTTTCGCAATGGATTCCCGCTCATTTGGCGGCAATTTTGTTCCTTGTGCTCAAACATCAGATTACAGTGACTCCCAAAGATGCGAATTTCAAGTGTGGCAACTTTTATGCGGCAATTATCAAGTGTTCGCCCTTCTTTATAATCACGGCATCGCGAGTTTTTGTGAAACTTGTGctgtttttcaagtttttgccGCCTCCAGATGCCTACGAGTACTCGTTGTTCGTCTCGATTTTGATTCATGGCACGGCGATGGCGGTTTTGTGTGTCGCCACGGGAATTGCATGGGCAGGAATTTGCTTTTTTGGCAATACGGCACATAAGATTTTGTTCAa GTTAATTCACTTACCAATTCCAACACTATCATCTACCGTGACAAACATCATTGAAAAATTCCCGATGTCTGTGgctattttcttaatttctctCTCGATGGCTTCATGCGGCGCTGTAGGTTTACTTCTTGCAACTCTCGTGTATTTTGTCATCATCACAAAAATGTACGAAGATTATTTGGAAGAATTTGTCTTTAAAACCGCCAAATTGATCGCTGAGAAGCTTTTTGGCAAAAGACGCCGTCCTGCACCCGAAAATAGCGAAGAAAATTCCGCCGCGCCTCAAGCTCAAGAAGGATCCGACGAACCCAACATTGAAACGCCTCTCGATGCTCAAGTTGTCGCTCGACGCCCGAATGGCGAAGttgaaaacgaagaaaatgacGACGAAGAGGGCGAAACAGAATCTGACAACGACGAAGCTCTCAACCGGATGTTGCGGGAAAGTCTTGATCGTTACaaagaacaagaagaaaaatcgcGCGCCGAAAAACTCGCAGAACGCAAAGAATATGACAGCATCCTCGATGGTTTGAgtgaaattaatttccatTTGTCGCTTTGTTTCTTGCTTCTCATCACGACACTCCTAAATCTACCCACAGTTATTACATGGGCGCGAAATTACTCATTTTCCCCCCTTTTGCATCCCGATCCGTCGATCTACCCAGCTTGCGTAACGTTGGCGTCCCTTGCTGTGATCTGGCAAATGCCGACGCCACGCGATCTCCGTTGGTACAATTACGTCGCGAATATTTTCTACGTTCTTGCGGTTGTTTCTGTCATTTATTGTCAGGAAAGTGCGTGGCGTTTGAACTATTTGATCGCTTTTGCTTTTGCTGTGATCGCGTTCCATCAAGTTTTCGCGCCAAAATTCAAACCATCAACAAAAATCGACTTTTTCAAAGATCCAAGATTTCAAAtacaagaaattgaaaaattattggacCAACCGGAGAAGAAAAAACGCAAGAAGAAGAAACCAAAGACGGATGAAGAGCCTCAAGCGAGCACGAGCAAAACAAATGACACAgaaattctcgaaaaaaataacgaaaatccTGAGGAACAAaactcttaa
- the LOC134834806 gene encoding uncharacterized protein LOC134834806 encodes MTESNQNRDGDLFIIRFIKQNPMIWDSSHKDYHDRDKRNDIFKELAAKIGQKPEFVKRRWITQRERYVKGLRSKMLKSDTPFSYKYNDEMNFLKNHVKMKIQTQIRTENPDFNENSSENQEPEYEFVITEEDLRHHDEEEGDMSHLLSDFFGESESQSVLTIVEELPEEEILPESTNEGIFLDVPDEMEISTTTKPIILENISLSEPKVVPNTPQNAEVRNEDVIFGELIASQLMKITDEAKKKAIKRSILDLFF; translated from the exons ATGACTGAAAGTAATCAAAACCGGGATGGAGATTTGTTCATTATTCGATTTATCAAACAAAACCCGATGATTTGGGACTCCAGTCACAAAGATTACCACGACAGAGACAAAAGAAATGACATTTTCAAGGAATTAGCGGCAAAAATAGGACAAAAac ctGAGTTCGTTAAACGTCGCTGGATCACCCAACGAGAGCGATATGTGAAAGGTTTACGCAGTAAAATGCTCAAAAGTGACACTCCGTTCTCTTATAAATACAATGACGAGAtgaatttcctcaaaaatcaCGTAAAAATGAAGATTCAAACGCAAATTAGGACAGAAAATccggattttaatgaaaattcttcaGAAAACCAGGAGCCCGAGTACGAATTTGTGATAACAGAAGAAGATTTGCGACACCATGATGAAGAAGAAGGCGACATGAGTCACTTACTGAGCGATTTCTTTGGCGAAAGTGAGTCTCAGAGCGTTTTAACGATCGTTGAAGAGCTCCCCGAGGAAGAAATTCTGCCTGAAAGTACCAACGAAGGTATTTTTCTTGACGTTCCCGATGAAATGGAGATTTCTACAACCACGAAACCGATAATTTTGGAGAATATTTCACTGTCTGAGCCAAAAGTCGTGCCAAATACACCTCAAAATGCGGAAGTTCGGAACGAAGATGTCATTTTTGGCGAATTAATTGCCTCGCAACTCATGAAAATCACCGACGAAGCTAAAAAGAAAGCAATTAAAAGGAgtattttagatttatttttctaa